In Sphingomonas sp. LR60, the following are encoded in one genomic region:
- a CDS encoding DsbA family protein: MNRLMVLALVAIGLLFGAGGMWLADRAAPVGAADEARIGRVVREYVLAHPELIPEAIERLQQRDATRAIAANRGAIETPYGNAWIGNPNADVTLVEFYDYNCGFCRASLPTIEKLVAANKNLRVVFKELPVLAESSRTAARASLAAASQGKFKDFHDALYAAGPVSDATIAQAARASGVNLANMPADADETLRTNLELAQKLGINGTPAWVVGDQLLSGALPLDRLQDAVAKARAS; this comes from the coding sequence TTGAACAGGTTGATGGTGTTGGCGCTGGTCGCGATCGGGCTGTTGTTCGGTGCCGGCGGGATGTGGCTCGCGGACCGCGCGGCACCGGTCGGTGCGGCGGACGAGGCGCGGATCGGTCGCGTCGTGCGCGAATATGTCCTGGCGCATCCCGAACTGATTCCGGAGGCGATCGAACGTCTGCAACAGCGCGACGCGACCCGCGCGATCGCTGCTAATCGCGGCGCGATCGAGACCCCGTACGGCAACGCCTGGATCGGTAATCCGAACGCCGATGTCACCCTGGTGGAATTCTACGACTATAATTGCGGCTTTTGCCGCGCCAGCCTGCCCACGATCGAGAAGCTGGTCGCCGCAAACAAGAATTTGCGCGTCGTTTTCAAGGAACTGCCGGTCCTCGCAGAGAGCAGCCGCACCGCCGCCCGCGCTTCGCTCGCCGCCGCATCACAAGGCAAATTCAAGGACTTCCACGACGCGCTCTACGCCGCCGGCCCGGTCAGCGACGCCACGATCGCGCAGGCCGCGCGCGCCAGCGGGGTCAACCTCGCGAACATGCCCGCCGACGCCGACGAAACGCTGCGCACCAACCTCGAACTCGCGCAAAAGCTTGGCATAAACGGCACACCGGCGTGGGTGGTCGGTGATCAGCTACTCAGCGGCGCCCTCCCGCTCGACCGCTTGCAGGACGCCGTGGCAAAAGCGCGCGCGTCCTAG
- a CDS encoding Rne/Rng family ribonuclease → MLIDARHREETRVAVVKGNRIEEFDFESAERKQLKGNIYLAKVTRVEPSLQAAFVDYGGNRHGFLAFSEIHPDYYQIPKEDREALLREEAEHAAEEAALRAEQDALDDGDFADDAEGDDHDDADHDHDHDHDAEEGDAPAPRRRGRSGTNDDQVEALRQRRMNLRRRYKIQDVIHRRQVLLVQVVKEERGNKGAALTTYLSLAGRYCVLMPNTSHGGGISRKISNAADRKRLKTIMADLQLPSSMGCIVRTAGLQRTKTEIKRDFDYLARLWDEIREKTLTSSAPALVYGDSDLMKRAIRDIYNKDIDEVIVEGDDGYRQAREFMRLLMPTHAKKVKHYSDPVPLYQRAGVEDQLAAMYHPVVQLKSGGYLVINPTEALVSIDINSGRSTREHNIEQTATATNLEAAQEIARQLRLRDMAGLIVIDFIDMDNGSNVRKVEKAMKEALKNDRARIQVGRISGFGLMEMSRQRLRTGVLEASTRPCPHCEGTGFVRTASSSGLSALRLIEDEAARGRGSILTLRCSQEAAFYVLNRKRSDIAEIEDRYGVTVEIIPDGEEEGARMSVEASGPPPAHPPKFDRPIVEEPEDDLVEDEIDEEEEAEDEDTVEQVAAPEGEGGRGGRRRRRRRGRRGRDRVEGDERSDEEADEVEAAEPTEVDADADADAEPDATVDAEASDEAEREGGRRRRRGRRGRRRDGERGGDQAVETTAEPEAEAEIAAAPAIEPEPVVAEEEPVAEEPAAPKTRRRPRARVAAEPTPAPTARRGRKPAAAPAPAPAPEPAPVAAEQPVAEDAPAKPKRTRRKKVAEPVVEAGDAGPVNDGLPAPEPVAEEAPAKPKRTRRKKVVDEAAPEPAATEASAPAEEPGTEEPSADATAQPRRGWWQRTFGA, encoded by the coding sequence ATGCTGATCGACGCACGCCACCGGGAAGAAACCCGCGTGGCGGTCGTCAAGGGTAACCGGATCGAGGAATTCGATTTCGAGAGTGCCGAGCGCAAGCAGCTCAAGGGTAACATCTATCTCGCCAAGGTGACGCGCGTCGAGCCGTCGTTGCAGGCGGCGTTCGTCGATTACGGCGGCAATCGCCACGGCTTCCTGGCGTTCAGCGAGATCCACCCGGATTATTATCAGATCCCCAAGGAGGATCGCGAGGCGCTGCTGCGCGAGGAGGCCGAGCACGCCGCCGAGGAAGCCGCGTTGCGCGCCGAGCAGGATGCGCTCGACGACGGTGATTTCGCCGACGATGCCGAAGGCGACGATCACGACGACGCCGATCACGATCATGACCACGATCACGACGCGGAAGAGGGCGACGCCCCCGCCCCGCGCCGTCGCGGCCGGTCGGGCACCAACGACGACCAGGTCGAGGCGCTGCGTCAGCGTCGCATGAATCTGCGCCGCCGCTACAAGATTCAGGACGTCATCCATCGCCGCCAGGTGCTGCTGGTGCAGGTCGTCAAGGAAGAGCGCGGCAACAAGGGCGCGGCGCTGACCACGTACCTGTCGCTCGCCGGCCGTTATTGCGTGCTGATGCCCAACACGTCGCATGGCGGCGGGATCAGCCGGAAGATCAGCAATGCCGCCGATCGCAAGCGTCTCAAGACGATCATGGCCGATCTGCAATTGCCGTCGTCGATGGGCTGCATCGTCCGCACCGCCGGGCTTCAGCGCACCAAGACCGAGATCAAGCGCGACTTCGACTATCTCGCCCGCCTGTGGGACGAGATCCGCGAAAAGACGCTGACGTCGAGCGCGCCCGCGCTCGTGTACGGCGACAGCGACCTGATGAAGCGCGCGATCCGCGACATCTACAACAAGGACATCGACGAGGTCATTGTCGAGGGTGACGACGGCTATCGTCAGGCGCGCGAATTCATGCGGCTGCTGATGCCGACGCACGCCAAGAAGGTGAAGCATTACAGCGACCCGGTGCCGCTCTATCAGCGCGCAGGCGTCGAGGATCAGCTCGCCGCGATGTACCACCCGGTCGTCCAGCTCAAGTCGGGTGGCTATCTGGTCATCAACCCGACCGAGGCTTTGGTGTCGATCGACATCAACTCCGGGCGTTCGACCCGCGAGCACAATATCGAGCAGACCGCCACCGCGACCAACCTCGAAGCGGCGCAGGAAATCGCGCGCCAGCTCCGCCTGCGCGACATGGCGGGCCTGATCGTCATCGACTTCATCGACATGGATAACGGATCGAACGTCCGTAAGGTCGAGAAGGCGATGAAGGAGGCGCTCAAGAACGATCGCGCCCGCATCCAGGTCGGCCGCATCTCCGGCTTCGGCCTGATGGAAATGAGCCGTCAGCGGCTGCGCACCGGCGTGCTCGAAGCCTCGACGCGCCCCTGCCCGCATTGCGAAGGCACCGGCTTCGTCCGCACCGCCTCGTCGTCGGGCCTGTCGGCGCTGCGGCTGATCGAGGACGAAGCGGCGCGCGGGCGCGGCTCGATCCTGACGCTGCGGTGCAGCCAGGAAGCCGCCTTCTACGTGCTCAACCGCAAGCGCTCCGACATCGCCGAGATCGAGGATCGCTACGGCGTCACCGTCGAGATCATCCCCGATGGCGAGGAAGAAGGCGCGCGCATGTCGGTAGAGGCCAGCGGACCGCCGCCCGCACATCCGCCGAAGTTCGATCGTCCGATCGTCGAGGAGCCCGAAGACGATCTGGTCGAGGACGAGATTGACGAGGAGGAAGAGGCCGAGGACGAAGACACCGTCGAGCAGGTCGCCGCGCCCGAGGGCGAAGGCGGACGTGGTGGGCGGCGTCGCCGTCGTCGTCGCGGGCGCCGCGGTCGCGATCGTGTCGAGGGTGATGAGCGCAGCGACGAAGAGGCCGACGAGGTCGAGGCTGCCGAGCCGACTGAAGTCGACGCCGACGCCGACGCCGACGCCGAGCCGGACGCTACGGTCGACGCCGAAGCGAGCGACGAAGCCGAGCGTGAGGGCGGCCGTCGCCGTCGCCGCGGGCGTCGCGGTCGCCGTCGTGACGGTGAGCGTGGTGGCGATCAGGCCGTCGAAACGACTGCCGAGCCCGAAGCCGAGGCCGAGATCGCCGCAGCTCCGGCGATCGAGCCCGAGCCGGTCGTCGCCGAGGAAGAGCCCGTCGCCGAGGAGCCGGCCGCGCCGAAGACGCGCCGCCGTCCGCGCGCCCGCGTCGCTGCCGAGCCGACCCCGGCCCCGACCGCGCGCCGTGGCCGCAAGCCCGCCGCTGCCCCTGCACCCGCCCCGGCGCCGGAGCCGGCGCCTGTCGCAGCCGAGCAGCCGGTCGCCGAGGACGCTCCTGCCAAGCCGAAGCGTACGCGCCGCAAGAAGGTCGCCGAGCCGGTGGTCGAGGCGGGTGACGCCGGTCCGGTCAACGACGGCCTGCCCGCGCCCGAGCCGGTCGCCGAGGAAGCCCCGGCCAAGCCGAAGCGCACGCGTCGCAAGAAGGTCGTCGACGAAGCGGCACCGGAGCCGGCGGCGACCGAGGCATCGGCCCCTGCCGAAGAGCCCGGCACCGAGGAACCGTCGGCCGACGCGACCGCGCAGCCCCGCCGCGGTTGGTGGCAGCGCACCTTCGGCGCGTGA
- a CDS encoding penicillin-binding protein 1A, whose product MASDPTAAVPVRRISPRALWRRWWVRWGTYLLGLLVVALGVFWLVFARDLPSVDKLKAYEPPLPTNVRGADGAPIYSYARERRVELAYNEYPPLLVKAFLAAEDKTFFEHHGVDFPGLAGAVFDYARKFGTGQRARGGSTITQQVAKNLLIGNEYSPTRKIREALLAYKIEETLTKPQIIELYLNQIFLGRNAYGVEAASHAYFDKELSELTLGQLAYLAILPKGPSNYDPFRNTDRALERRNYVLREMVKNGFVTAAQAQAAAAEPIGAITHRTPKFERVGGYFVEEVRRELIAKFGEQSEDGPHSVYAGGLWVRTSLDKTIQQYAAEALRNGLLRFDAGRGWSGPLRHVDIEGEAWQGPLIGSNIMIDHENWRAAIAIARDGDAWRLGFADGTTGTMARDAAQMPVRNQGGAAFAAIKPGDIIAVAPSGTGRFALRSVPRISGGFVVQEPATGRILAMQGGFESSVQSFNRATQAFRQPGSTIKPIVYSAALENGMTPASIIVDGPFCVDQGARLGQKCFRNFGNSRGAGPHTMRWGIEQSRNLMTVRTAAQTGMGRVVKMIKAMGVGDYSPYLSYALGAGETTVTKMVNAYGVLANWGRWHDPSLIDVAQDRHGQVIWPENWRACDGCNARDWNGRAMPRPATGGRQVLDAMSAYQMVHITEGVIQRGTATALRDLNRPMFGKTGTNNGPTDVWFIGGTPQMIAGLYMGFDSPRSLGGYAQGGTVAVPVFKEWAQKAYAGMPAIPFRAPPGIRMVRIDRASGRPVFGTFPTDNDPKQAVIWEAFKPQSEARRARRVAPTAAPSARPSASASGTPAGDSDFLQRQGGIY is encoded by the coding sequence ATGGCTTCCGATCCGACCGCTGCCGTGCCCGTTCGGCGTATCTCTCCCCGCGCGCTGTGGCGTCGCTGGTGGGTGCGTTGGGGCACCTATCTGCTGGGACTGCTGGTGGTGGCGCTCGGCGTCTTCTGGCTGGTGTTCGCGCGCGACCTGCCGTCGGTCGACAAGCTGAAGGCGTACGAACCGCCATTGCCGACCAACGTGCGCGGCGCGGACGGTGCGCCGATCTATTCCTATGCCCGCGAACGCCGCGTCGAGCTGGCCTATAACGAATATCCGCCGTTGCTGGTGAAGGCGTTCCTCGCCGCCGAGGACAAGACCTTCTTCGAGCATCACGGCGTCGACTTCCCCGGGCTGGCGGGCGCGGTGTTCGATTATGCGCGCAAGTTCGGCACCGGGCAGCGCGCGCGCGGCGGATCGACGATCACGCAGCAGGTCGCGAAGAACCTGCTGATCGGCAACGAATATTCCCCGACTCGCAAGATCCGCGAGGCGTTGCTGGCGTATAAGATCGAGGAGACGCTGACCAAGCCGCAGATCATCGAGCTGTACCTCAACCAGATCTTCCTCGGACGTAACGCGTACGGCGTCGAGGCGGCGAGCCATGCCTATTTCGACAAGGAACTGAGCGAGTTGACGCTCGGGCAGCTCGCCTATCTGGCGATCCTGCCGAAAGGACCGTCGAACTACGACCCGTTCCGCAACACCGATCGCGCGCTGGAGCGGCGCAATTACGTGCTGCGCGAGATGGTCAAGAATGGCTTCGTCACAGCGGCGCAGGCGCAGGCGGCGGCTGCCGAGCCGATCGGTGCGATCACGCATCGCACGCCGAAGTTCGAGCGGGTCGGCGGCTATTTCGTCGAGGAAGTGCGCCGCGAACTGATCGCGAAGTTCGGTGAACAATCCGAGGATGGGCCGCACAGCGTCTACGCCGGGGGCCTGTGGGTGCGCACCTCGCTCGACAAGACCATCCAGCAATATGCCGCCGAGGCGCTGCGCAACGGGCTGTTGCGCTTCGATGCCGGGCGCGGCTGGTCGGGGCCGCTGCGGCATGTCGATATCGAGGGCGAGGCGTGGCAGGGGCCGCTGATCGGCAGCAACATCATGATCGACCACGAAAACTGGCGCGCGGCGATCGCGATCGCGCGTGACGGCGACGCGTGGCGGCTTGGCTTCGCGGACGGCACGACCGGGACGATGGCGCGCGACGCGGCGCAGATGCCGGTGCGCAACCAGGGCGGGGCCGCCTTCGCCGCGATCAAGCCTGGCGACATCATCGCGGTGGCGCCGAGCGGAACGGGTCGGTTCGCGCTGCGGTCGGTTCCGCGCATCTCGGGCGGGTTCGTCGTGCAGGAGCCGGCGACCGGGCGCATCCTCGCGATGCAGGGCGGGTTCGAGTCGAGCGTCCAGTCTTTCAATCGCGCGACCCAGGCGTTCCGTCAGCCGGGCTCGACGATCAAGCCGATCGTCTATTCGGCGGCGCTGGAGAACGGCATGACCCCGGCGTCGATCATCGTCGACGGGCCGTTCTGCGTCGACCAGGGTGCGCGGCTGGGGCAGAAATGCTTCCGCAACTTCGGCAATTCACGCGGCGCCGGGCCGCACACGATGCGCTGGGGCATCGAACAGTCGCGCAACCTGATGACGGTGCGCACCGCCGCGCAGACCGGCATGGGCCGCGTCGTGAAGATGATCAAGGCGATGGGGGTCGGCGATTATTCTCCCTATCTCTCCTACGCGCTTGGCGCGGGCGAGACGACCGTCACGAAGATGGTCAACGCTTATGGCGTGCTTGCCAATTGGGGTCGCTGGCACGATCCGTCGTTGATCGACGTCGCGCAGGATCGGCACGGGCAGGTGATCTGGCCCGAGAACTGGCGCGCGTGTGACGGGTGCAACGCGCGCGACTGGAACGGCCGCGCGATGCCGCGCCCCGCGACCGGTGGGCGGCAGGTGCTGGACGCGATGAGCGCCTATCAGATGGTGCACATCACCGAGGGCGTGATCCAGCGCGGCACCGCGACCGCGCTGCGCGACCTGAACCGCCCGATGTTCGGCAAGACCGGCACCAACAATGGCCCCACCGACGTGTGGTTCATCGGCGGCACGCCGCAGATGATCGCCGGGCTCTACATGGGCTTCGACAGCCCGCGCAGCCTGGGCGGCTATGCGCAAGGCGGGACGGTGGCGGTGCCGGTATTCAAGGAATGGGCGCAGAAGGCGTATGCGGGGATGCCGGCGATCCCGTTCCGCGCGCCGCCGGGTATCCGGATGGTCCGGATCGATCGCGCGAGCGGGCGACCGGTGTTCGGGACCTTCCCGACCGACAACGATCCCAAGCAGGCGGTGATCTGGGAGGCGTTCAAGCCGCAGAGCGAGGCACGACGCGCGCGTCGCGTCGCGCCGACCGCCGCCCCGTCCGCTCGGCCCAGCGCGAGCGCGAGCGGGACACCCGCCGGTGACAGCGACTTCTTGCAGAGGCAGGGGGGCATCTACTAA
- a CDS encoding DMT family transporter: MAWLILGVAVVTEIVWALSLKWVATQGSWLASIVPITLSFVNMGLLAMAMRGLPAGTAYAVWTGLGAVGVTIFGVFLFGEKLAPAQIGFIALIIVGVVGTKLFAPA; encoded by the coding sequence ATGGCGTGGCTCATCCTCGGCGTTGCCGTGGTCACCGAAATCGTCTGGGCGCTCAGCCTGAAATGGGTCGCTACGCAAGGATCGTGGCTGGCGTCGATCGTCCCGATCACGCTCAGCTTCGTCAACATGGGGTTGCTGGCGATGGCGATGCGCGGGTTGCCCGCGGGAACCGCCTATGCCGTGTGGACCGGGCTGGGTGCGGTCGGCGTCACGATCTTCGGCGTGTTCCTGTTCGGCGAGAAGCTCGCGCCCGCGCAGATCGGGTTCATCGCGCTGATCATCGTCGGGGTCGTCGGCACGAAACTGTTCGCCCCTGCCTGA
- the prfB gene encoding peptide chain release factor 2: MRAEAQAHVDSINEALALLRRFLDWDRALRRLDELNARVEDQALWNNPKEAQAVMRERRRLDEAITATRDIERELSDTAELIEMADAEGDAEMAEEGVAALKALADRAQADKVKALLAGEADANDSYIEINAGAGGTESQDWAGMLQRMYTRWAERRGMKVELIDYHAGEQAGIKSATLLVKGENAYGYAKVESGVHRLVRISPYDSAARRHTSFSSVWVYPVIDDNIEVEINESELRIDTYRASGAGGQHINTTDSAVRITHLPTGIVVQCQNQRSQHKNKAEAYNQLRARLYERELAEREAIANAENATKTDIGWGHQIRSYVLQPYQLVKDLRTGTTSTAPGDVLDGDLDEFMAAALSQRVSGEAVVVEDVD, from the coding sequence ATGCGCGCCGAAGCGCAGGCCCATGTCGACAGCATCAACGAGGCGCTGGCGCTGCTGCGCCGATTCCTCGACTGGGACCGCGCGTTGCGTCGCCTCGACGAACTCAACGCGCGCGTCGAGGATCAGGCGCTGTGGAACAACCCCAAGGAAGCGCAGGCGGTGATGCGCGAGCGTCGCCGGCTGGACGAGGCGATCACCGCGACGCGCGATATCGAGCGCGAGCTGTCGGACACCGCCGAGCTGATCGAGATGGCCGATGCCGAGGGCGATGCCGAGATGGCCGAAGAGGGCGTCGCCGCCCTCAAGGCGCTCGCCGATCGTGCGCAGGCCGACAAGGTCAAAGCGCTGCTGGCGGGCGAGGCGGATGCCAACGACAGCTATATCGAGATCAACGCCGGCGCGGGCGGGACCGAGAGCCAGGACTGGGCCGGGATGCTCCAGCGCATGTACACGCGCTGGGCGGAGCGGCGGGGCATGAAGGTCGAGCTGATCGACTATCACGCCGGTGAGCAGGCCGGGATCAAGAGCGCGACGTTGCTGGTCAAGGGCGAGAACGCCTACGGCTATGCCAAGGTCGAATCCGGCGTCCACCGGCTGGTGCGGATCAGCCCGTACGACAGCGCCGCGCGCCGTCACACGAGCTTTTCGAGCGTGTGGGTCTATCCGGTGATCGACGACAATATCGAGGTCGAGATCAACGAGAGCGAGTTGCGCATCGACACCTATCGCGCGTCGGGCGCGGGCGGGCAGCACATCAACACGACCGATTCCGCGGTGCGTATCACGCACTTGCCGACCGGTATCGTGGTGCAGTGCCAAAACCAGCGGTCGCAGCACAAGAACAAGGCGGAGGCGTATAACCAGCTGCGCGCACGCCTGTACGAGCGTGAGCTGGCCGAGCGCGAGGCAATCGCCAACGCCGAGAACGCCACCAAGACCGACATCGGCTGGGGCCACCAGATCCGCAGCTACGTGCTGCAGCCGTACCAGCTGGTGAAGGACCTGCGCACTGGCACGACCAGCACCGCGCCGGGCGACGTGCTGGACGGCGATCTCGACGAGTTCATGGCCGCGGCGTTGTCGCAGCGCGTCTCCGGCGAGGCGGTCGTCGTGGAAGACGTCGACTAA
- a CDS encoding ABC transporter ATP-binding protein, with product MPEPILTVAGVSKTYKNGPTALGTVDLTVNRGEIFALLGPNGAGKTTLISIICGIVTPSAGTVTVAGHDVTRDYKAARRAIGLVPQELATDQFESVLATVTFSRRLFGRSGHSDYIEQVLRDLSLWEKRHAKIKDLSGGMKRRVLIAKALAHEPQILFLDEPTAGVDVALRRDMWKLVHRLREQGATIILTTHYIEEAEEMADRVGVITGGKLLLVEEKNALMAKLGKRQMDLTLVEPMTAVPAALSDWPLTLEDEGHTLRYVFDAKAEDTGIPRLLERLAQQHIAFRDLETRKSSLEDIFVDLVGGSA from the coding sequence ATGCCGGAACCGATTCTCACCGTCGCGGGTGTGTCGAAGACCTACAAGAACGGCCCGACCGCGCTCGGCACGGTCGACCTGACCGTCAACCGCGGCGAGATCTTTGCGCTGCTCGGGCCGAACGGCGCGGGCAAGACGACGCTGATCAGCATCATCTGCGGGATCGTCACTCCCAGCGCCGGCACGGTCACGGTCGCCGGCCATGACGTGACGCGCGACTATAAGGCCGCCCGCCGCGCGATCGGGCTGGTTCCGCAGGAGCTGGCGACCGATCAGTTCGAAAGCGTGCTCGCCACGGTCACTTTCTCGCGGCGGCTGTTCGGGCGTTCGGGCCATTCCGACTATATCGAACAGGTGCTGCGCGACCTGTCGCTGTGGGAAAAGCGCCATGCCAAGATCAAGGACCTCTCGGGCGGGATGAAGCGCCGCGTGCTGATCGCCAAGGCGCTCGCGCACGAGCCGCAGATCCTGTTCCTCGACGAGCCGACCGCCGGGGTCGACGTCGCGCTGCGCCGCGACATGTGGAAGCTGGTGCATCGGCTGCGCGAACAGGGCGCGACGATCATCCTCACCACCCATTATATCGAGGAGGCCGAGGAAATGGCCGATCGCGTCGGCGTCATCACCGGCGGCAAGCTGCTGCTGGTCGAGGAGAAGAACGCGCTGATGGCCAAGCTGGGCAAGCGACAGATGGACCTGACGTTGGTCGAGCCGATGACGGCGGTCCCGGCGGCCCTGTCCGACTGGCCGCTGACGCTCGAGGATGAGGGCCACACCCTGCGCTACGTCTTCGATGCCAAGGCCGAGGATACCGGCATTCCGCGGCTGCTCGAACGGCTGGCGCAGCAACATATCGCCTTTCGCGACCTCGAAACGCGCAAGTCGAGCCTCGAAGACATCTTCGTCGATCTGGTGGGAGGAAGCGCATGA
- a CDS encoding M48 family metalloprotease codes for MRRLIAAVATAVLLLAQPAQAQSLLRDAETEALLKDMSAPLVTAAGLRPADVSFALVNDDSINAFVAGGQTVYIHTGLLQQADSANQVQGVIAHELGHIADGHVITGAQAQKPAMGVYLLSMVLGLAAMAAGGGEAGAGILAAGQQVAMGKVLAFSRVQEATADASAVRYLDTAGITGKGMLEFFKKLQQQEYRYGTKNIDPFMQSHPLSGTRVQTLTADVQASKAWSKPANSALQERFLRVRAKLDGYLMPPPQALQKYPDSDQTVYAHYARAYAYHRAGYPEKADAEAEALVAKEPNDPYFQEIMGQILLEAGKPKLALAPLKRATEGSRANPLIATTYGHALIATEDATNYDEAKRVLRTAVARDDENPFAWFQLGTVYELTGDEARAALASAERASMMGDDRTAVDRARYAMAGIPKNTPDWIRAQDIAMTAQNAVDKTGKKRRR; via the coding sequence ATGCGCCGCCTGATCGCCGCCGTCGCCACCGCCGTCCTGCTCCTCGCGCAACCCGCGCAGGCGCAGTCGCTGCTGCGCGATGCCGAAACCGAGGCGCTGCTCAAGGACATGTCCGCCCCGCTCGTCACCGCGGCGGGCCTGCGCCCGGCCGACGTGTCGTTCGCGCTGGTCAACGACGATTCGATCAACGCCTTCGTCGCCGGCGGGCAGACCGTCTACATCCACACCGGGCTGCTCCAGCAGGCCGACAGCGCCAATCAGGTGCAGGGCGTCATCGCCCACGAACTCGGCCACATTGCCGACGGCCATGTCATCACCGGCGCACAGGCGCAGAAGCCCGCAATGGGCGTCTACCTGCTCTCGATGGTGCTCGGGCTCGCCGCGATGGCGGCGGGCGGTGGCGAGGCGGGCGCGGGCATCCTCGCCGCCGGTCAGCAGGTCGCAATGGGCAAGGTCCTCGCCTTCAGCCGCGTGCAGGAAGCGACCGCCGACGCCTCGGCGGTCCGCTACCTCGACACCGCCGGGATCACCGGCAAGGGGATGCTCGAGTTCTTCAAGAAGCTGCAACAGCAGGAATATCGCTACGGCACGAAGAACATCGACCCGTTCATGCAGTCGCACCCGCTGTCGGGCACGCGCGTCCAGACGCTGACCGCCGATGTGCAGGCGTCGAAGGCATGGAGCAAGCCGGCCAACAGCGCCTTGCAGGAGCGTTTCCTGCGCGTGCGCGCCAAGCTCGACGGCTATCTGATGCCGCCCCCGCAGGCGCTCCAGAAATATCCCGACAGCGACCAGACGGTCTATGCGCATTACGCCCGCGCCTATGCGTATCACCGCGCCGGCTATCCCGAAAAGGCGGATGCCGAGGCCGAGGCGCTGGTCGCCAAGGAACCCAACGATCCCTATTTCCAGGAGATCATGGGGCAGATCCTGCTGGAGGCCGGCAAGCCGAAGCTCGCGCTCGCCCCGCTCAAGCGCGCCACCGAGGGCTCGCGCGCCAATCCGCTGATCGCCACCACCTACGGCCACGCGCTGATCGCGACCGAGGACGCCACCAATTATGACGAGGCGAAGCGCGTGCTGCGCACCGCCGTGGCGCGTGACGATGAAAACCCCTTCGCGTGGTTCCAGCTCGGCACGGTCTACGAATTGACTGGCGATGAGGCGCGCGCCGCGCTGGCGAGTGCCGAACGCGCGAGCATGATGGGCGACGATCGCACCGCGGTCGACCGCGCCCGCTATGCGATGGCGGGCATCCCCAAGAACACCCCCGACTGGATCCGCGCGCAGGACATTGCGATGACCGCGCAGAATGCCGTCGACAAGACCGGAAAGAAGCGCCGACGTTGA
- a CDS encoding Dabb family protein, giving the protein MDAGRREMMAMMAIGGAGIAGAVSGGEAQAAAAVVPAKVVHHVFFWLKNPTSTADRDRLITGLRTLAAIPVIRALHIGVPADTEARDVVDGSYQVSELMFFDTVADQKAYQDHPIHQKFVADCEPLWRKVTVYDTLRVD; this is encoded by the coding sequence GTGGATGCAGGACGCAGGGAGATGATGGCGATGATGGCGATCGGCGGGGCAGGGATCGCGGGGGCCGTATCGGGCGGCGAGGCGCAGGCCGCGGCTGCGGTGGTGCCCGCCAAGGTGGTGCATCATGTGTTCTTCTGGTTGAAGAACCCGACGTCCACCGCCGACCGTGATCGGCTGATCACCGGGCTGCGCACGCTGGCGGCAATCCCGGTGATCCGCGCGCTGCACATCGGCGTGCCCGCCGATACCGAGGCGCGTGACGTGGTCGATGGGAGCTATCAGGTGTCGGAATTGATGTTCTTCGACACGGTCGCCGACCAGAAGGCGTATCAGGATCACCCGATCCACCAGAAGTTCGTCGCGGATTGCGAGCCGTTGTGGCGCAAGGTGACGGTGTACGACACGCTGCGGGTCGACTGA
- a CDS encoding ABC transporter permease, whose product MNLHGIWAIYRFEMARFGRTIWTSLATPVITTTLYFIVFGAAIGSQMRGIDGVSYGAFIVPGLMLLTIFSESIFNASLGIYMPKFTGTIYELLSAPLSPIETVIGYVGAAATKSMVIAMVILATAHLFVDLHIAHPLLMLLYLLLVTASFALFGFCLGIWANGFEQLQIIPLLVVTPLTFLGGAFYSLDVLPEPWRTVTLFNPVAYLINGFRWTFFGQSDVSFALCVAVTMGFAALCLAAVVTIFRTGWRLKS is encoded by the coding sequence ATGAACCTGCACGGGATCTGGGCGATCTATCGCTTCGAAATGGCGCGGTTCGGGCGGACGATCTGGACCAGCCTCGCGACGCCCGTCATCACCACCACGCTCTATTTCATCGTCTTCGGTGCGGCGATCGGATCGCAGATGCGCGGGATCGACGGGGTCAGCTATGGCGCGTTCATCGTACCGGGATTGATGCTGCTGACGATCTTCTCGGAAAGCATCTTCAACGCCAGCCTCGGCATCTACATGCCGAAGTTCACCGGCACGATCTACGAGCTGCTATCCGCGCCCTTGTCGCCGATCGAGACGGTGATCGGTTACGTCGGCGCAGCGGCGACCAAATCGATGGTGATCGCGATGGTGATCCTCGCCACCGCGCATTTGTTCGTCGATCTTCACATCGCGCATCCGTTGCTGATGCTGCTCTACCTGCTGCTGGTCACCGCCAGTTTCGCGCTGTTCGGCTTCTGCCTCGGCATCTGGGCGAACGGGTTCGAGCAGTTGCAGATCATCCCGCTGCTCGTCGTCACCCCGCTGACCTTCCTCGGCGGCGCCTTCTACTCGCTGGACGTGCTGCCCGAGCCGTGGCGGACGGTGACGTTGTTCAATCCGGTCGCCTATCTCATCAACGGCTTCCGCTGGACGTTCTTCGGGCAGAGCGATGTCTCGTTCGCGCTGTGCGTCGCGGTGACGATGGGCTTCGCGGCGCTGTGCCTCGCCGCCGTGGTCACGATCTTCCGCACCGGCTGGCGGCTGAAGAGCTAG